The Sporosarcina luteola genome contains a region encoding:
- a CDS encoding L-threonine 3-dehydrogenase, whose translation MKKIMVTGALGQIGSELIGKLQKEYGEENVLSTDIRQPLEPIAGPFQVLDVTDGKKMHDVAKDFGADTIMHMAALLSAKAEAEPLFAWNLNMGGLMNALETARELNMQFFTPSSIGAFGPSTPKLNTPQDTLQRPTTMYGVNKVSGELLCDYYFHRFGLDTRGVRFPGLISYVAQPGGGTTDYAVDIYYKAITDGKYESFIAEGTCMDMMYMPDALQAIVDLMEADPAKLMHRNAFNVTAMCFEPGEIAASIKKHIPDFELTYNVDPVRQAIADSWPDHIDSSAAIAEWGFKTSYDLDAMTVDMLEKLKKKLKA comes from the coding sequence TTGAAAAAAATTATGGTGACCGGAGCACTTGGCCAGATCGGTTCGGAATTAATTGGCAAGTTGCAGAAAGAATATGGCGAAGAAAATGTGTTGTCGACAGATATTCGCCAACCGCTCGAGCCGATTGCGGGACCGTTCCAAGTCCTCGATGTGACGGATGGCAAGAAGATGCACGACGTGGCGAAGGATTTCGGTGCGGACACGATTATGCATATGGCGGCGCTTCTATCAGCTAAAGCCGAAGCTGAACCGCTATTTGCTTGGAACCTCAACATGGGCGGACTCATGAATGCGCTTGAGACTGCGCGCGAGCTCAACATGCAATTTTTCACGCCAAGCTCGATCGGGGCATTCGGCCCTTCGACACCGAAGTTGAATACACCGCAAGACACATTGCAACGACCGACGACGATGTATGGTGTCAATAAAGTCTCGGGTGAGCTATTATGCGATTATTACTTCCACCGATTCGGCCTCGACACGCGCGGTGTGCGCTTCCCGGGATTGATTTCCTACGTGGCGCAGCCAGGCGGGGGAACGACCGATTACGCCGTGGATATTTACTATAAAGCAATTACGGACGGGAAGTATGAGTCCTTCATTGCAGAAGGCACGTGCATGGATATGATGTATATGCCGGACGCCTTGCAAGCAATTGTCGACCTGATGGAAGCGGATCCTGCCAAATTGATGCACCGCAACGCGTTCAATGTGACCGCGATGTGCTTCGAGCCGGGCGAGATCGCAGCATCGATCAAAAAGCATATTCCGGATTTTGAATTGACGTATAACGTCGACCCGGTCCGTCAAGCGATTGCGGACAGCTGGCCTGATCACATCGACTCATCAGCGGCTATCGCAGAGTGGGGATTCAAGACATCATATGATTTGGATGCGATGACTGTGGATATGCTGGAGAAACTGAAGAAGAAATTGAAAGCGTAA